A window of Polaribacter litorisediminis contains these coding sequences:
- a CDS encoding helix-turn-helix domain-containing protein — protein sequence MQKNAQSIQFVQVTPEQLQHAIIQGVKLQLDSLKEHFQPKEPNTYLTRSDVAKMLKIDLSSVHNWTKKGTLKSYQISGRVYYKLAEVENSIVELKK from the coding sequence ATGCAAAAAAATGCACAAAGTATTCAGTTCGTACAAGTAACACCCGAACAACTACAACACGCAATTATTCAAGGCGTAAAACTTCAATTAGATAGTTTAAAAGAACATTTTCAACCCAAAGAGCCAAACACCTACTTAACAAGGTCAGATGTCGCAAAGATGCTTAAAATCGATTTGTCGAGCGTTCATAATTGGACAAAAAAAGGAACTTTAAAATCTTATCAAATTTCAGGGCGGGTTTACTACAAACTTGCAGAGGTTGAAAATTCTATTGTAGAACTTAAAAAATAA
- the lptC gene encoding LPS export ABC transporter periplasmic protein LptC → MNITTNKIIKSIALLLGIAMLFSCDNNTQKARDFLADKNLPIGITTNAFHVYKDSGRITSKLITAKMLDYSNRTLHPYSKFPEGIKIVNFENKGLDSITITGDFALSYTKTSISEIKGNVVVINHSDKSRLETEQLFWDEKTKYFVSEKAFKLTKENDTIFGIGFESKDDLSKHLSKKTIGKLETSEN, encoded by the coding sequence ATGAATATAACGACTAATAAAATAATAAAAAGCATTGCTCTTCTTTTAGGAATAGCAATGCTTTTTTCTTGTGACAACAATACTCAAAAGGCAAGAGATTTTTTGGCAGATAAAAATTTACCAATAGGCATTACAACGAATGCTTTTCATGTATATAAAGATTCAGGTAGAATCACATCTAAATTAATCACTGCCAAAATGTTAGATTATAGCAATAGAACGCTACATCCTTATAGCAAATTTCCAGAGGGAATTAAAATAGTGAATTTCGAAAACAAAGGACTAGACTCAATTACGATTACAGGAGATTTTGCGCTTTCTTATACCAAAACATCGATATCAGAAATTAAAGGAAATGTGGTGGTAATAAATCATTCGGATAAATCGAGACTAGAAACAGAGCAATTATTTTGGGATGAAAAAACAAAATATTTTGTTTCTGAAAAAGCATTTAAACTTACCAAAGAAAATGATACGATCTTTGGCATCGGTTTTGAGTCTAAAGATGATTTATCAAAGCATTTATCAAAAAAGACAATAGGTAAATTAGAAACTTCAGAA
- a CDS encoding tetratricopeptide repeat protein, whose translation MKKITFLIAAAIFLVIPKTNAQEDAKRECLIKYNLFTGDFKSKKYDDAYEKWTYLMENCQDLSVNIYKYGADLAQDFKKDPTLAKKVYEQRLQYFPEHDDSKNNLSKMHSDYATYLIKGKLASDKEIFDILEKAYKISPRDMSVKNIYRYFQGVTDKYKDANPQRVFDTYDDVIESVGEKLADYQKKINELTKDSTKVLDAKEKRYLRAYTINSKALGQIEGGLDNIISELATCERLIPLYKRDFEENKNNEVWLKRAVSRMFYKGCQEDPLYAELAKAYAEASPSPEAYAFLANVLEDNGDSSGAAEMRQKSFDLETDPIKKANYKLKFAQAAQSRGQLSKARALAREALRYNPNFGKAYLLIGRLYQSSVNDCGKDEFEKRMVYAAALRQAQRAASVDPSISSTARKYIRSYEANLPSKKVIFTAGKAVGETYSIKCWIGETVKIQSSGK comes from the coding sequence ATGAAGAAAATTACGTTTTTAATAGCAGCAGCGATATTTTTGGTTATTCCCAAAACGAATGCACAAGAAGACGCAAAGAGAGAATGTCTTATTAAATACAACTTATTTACAGGAGATTTTAAATCAAAAAAATATGACGACGCTTATGAAAAGTGGACCTATTTGATGGAAAATTGTCAGGATTTATCGGTAAACATCTATAAATATGGAGCTGATTTAGCGCAAGACTTTAAAAAAGATCCAACATTAGCTAAAAAGGTTTATGAGCAAAGGTTGCAATATTTTCCTGAACATGATGATTCTAAAAATAACCTCTCTAAAATGCATAGTGATTATGCGACCTATTTAATAAAAGGAAAATTAGCTTCGGATAAAGAGATTTTTGATATCTTAGAAAAAGCATATAAAATTTCTCCGCGAGATATGAGTGTAAAAAATATCTATAGATATTTTCAAGGAGTAACAGATAAGTATAAAGATGCTAATCCGCAAAGAGTATTTGATACCTACGATGATGTAATTGAATCTGTTGGAGAAAAATTGGCAGATTATCAAAAAAAAATAAACGAATTAACAAAAGATTCTACCAAGGTATTAGATGCTAAAGAGAAAAGATACTTAAGAGCATATACCATTAATTCAAAAGCTTTAGGACAAATTGAAGGAGGTTTGGATAATATAATTTCTGAATTGGCAACTTGTGAGCGTTTAATACCCCTATACAAAAGAGATTTCGAAGAAAATAAAAATAACGAAGTTTGGTTAAAAAGAGCGGTTTCTAGAATGTTTTATAAAGGATGTCAAGAAGATCCTTTATACGCAGAGTTAGCAAAAGCATATGCTGAGGCTTCACCTTCACCAGAAGCTTATGCCTTTCTTGCCAATGTATTAGAGGATAATGGAGATAGTTCTGGGGCAGCAGAAATGAGACAAAAATCATTTGATCTTGAAACTGACCCAATAAAAAAAGCAAATTATAAATTAAAGTTTGCACAAGCAGCGCAATCTAGAGGTCAATTATCAAAGGCTAGAGCTTTAGCAAGAGAAGCCTTAAGATATAATCCTAATTTTGGAAAAGCATATTTATTAATTGGAAGATTATATCAATCTAGCGTAAATGATTGTGGAAAAGATGAGTTTGAAAAGAGAATGGTATATGCAGCAGCATTAAGACAAGCTCAAAGAGCCGCTTCTGTAGATCCAAGTATTTCCTCAACAGCCAGAAAGTATATAAGATCTTACGAAGCTAATTTACCAAGTAAAAAAGTAATTTTTACAGCAGGTAAGGCTGTAGGAGAAACGTACTCGATTAAATGTTGGATTGGAGAAACAGTAAAGATTCAGTCTAGCGGCAAATAA
- a CDS encoding DEAD/DEAH box helicase has translation MSDLKEVVSIADFKVSVQHHFNSLKMVLSAPLFSEVNAYYSNTKEIGLPVKKHHTLNTLLERLNGIKTKPTKSNSIAILKGLYKGGTNGVFCYEGAPYLFFDIDVKENENKHLLVKLNNANVFEHLKKIAVLVWRSNSGFGIAGILFVPQLAEVLNSDRKKHLSIGKAITKYLKEVLNVDADFDNAQNKFRQIRFLAMQKEKRFINTNPIRFSYDVKEVQRVSQTGVKQYRRSDNRAVIGSIEHQFNNDTSIHNALLDNGFKWLNDTRYLHTSTTSKSTGTTGGNNVFFNYSQSFSNYKVFTPFSLYLTQHYSNDLNRFLSDLKKKGYNTSKPQQTTLKQSENVLKQQVKDREKQIFTACYDLINLPYKEKLSFIKKNAKNDAEKMLFFDYLKIKPLNISYNKTLKIQNYVSEQLETVLEYADANTKTILTAETGTGKTTAFLRDFAKHRPGKRILILAPLTAIVEQNKAEYQNIISLTGNSEPKEHTKAKTSLFVMATYEQGYKHLSTGNTFDYVVIDEVHNLITAHEYKRETIKNLTRVLKSCKVIGLTGTTNLLFKSIGYKLINVQKEAQNKVNINLITDNRAPLKIALQHLQNVKGKCIIRVNSRNVAKDLKTELLRLKQYKKDEVLILNSDAHIKKGNDFKQLTDHSNFNESIKLVLTTSIIDEGLSIKQSGFTDVVFIETDYKPMPEAVKQFFARFRNEDADRKNYFYFRETKEQKIISWNPLFDFKNTQKKLKEDAETFSVNDTDKKDSTNTKYLYYEDTSVNDFALAYDVAKRFFLLMTKQEYIHFLELNYNINIIENKTHISIDFDTTESKSQSEENKIQVAKKWLNNKDEVLNALFVITDNLQIKKSIDYIGLQPENEIYNLVSDNLKAFEHLQKNCNRLENLGVNDVDTFLIDTTKIKPFDLRNINRKIKLLENIDTIKNPKTKTDEKNKTKLLTFLSEAEKLKTVNKNTLFVVWNKLRCNSKKPSYYNLIDLLEWHENENAFIS, from the coding sequence ATGAGCGACTTAAAAGAAGTCGTTTCAATAGCAGATTTTAAAGTAAGTGTACAGCATCATTTTAATAGTTTAAAAATGGTGCTAAGTGCACCGCTATTTAGTGAAGTTAACGCTTACTATTCTAATACTAAAGAAATAGGTTTACCAGTTAAAAAGCATCATACTTTAAACACTTTATTAGAACGATTAAACGGTATAAAAACAAAGCCCACAAAAAGCAATAGTATTGCAATTCTTAAAGGCTTATACAAGGGCGGTACAAATGGCGTTTTCTGTTATGAGGGTGCACCTTATTTATTCTTTGATATTGATGTAAAGGAAAACGAAAACAAACATTTATTAGTTAAATTAAACAATGCAAATGTATTCGAGCACCTCAAAAAAATAGCGGTTTTGGTTTGGCGTTCAAATAGTGGTTTTGGTATTGCTGGAATCTTATTTGTGCCACAATTAGCCGAGGTTTTAAATAGTGATAGAAAAAAGCATTTATCTATTGGTAAAGCAATTACAAAATACTTAAAAGAGGTTTTAAATGTAGATGCAGACTTTGACAATGCACAAAATAAATTTAGGCAAATCCGTTTTTTAGCAATGCAAAAAGAAAAGCGTTTTATCAATACAAACCCGATCCGTTTTTCTTATGATGTAAAAGAAGTACAAAGGGTTTCACAAACTGGCGTAAAACAATATAGGCGTTCAGATAATAGGGCGGTTATTGGCTCAATAGAGCATCAATTTAACAATGATACTTCAATACATAACGCTTTGTTAGATAATGGCTTTAAATGGCTAAATGATACAAGATATTTACACACCAGTACTACAAGTAAAAGCACCGGAACTACTGGAGGGAATAATGTATTTTTTAATTACAGTCAAAGTTTTTCTAATTACAAGGTTTTTACGCCTTTTTCACTTTACTTAACACAACATTATTCGAATGATTTAAACCGTTTTTTAAGTGATTTAAAAAAGAAAGGCTACAATACTAGCAAACCTCAACAAACAACGTTAAAACAAAGCGAAAACGTACTAAAACAACAAGTAAAAGACCGAGAAAAGCAAATATTTACAGCGTGTTATGATTTAATTAATCTACCATACAAAGAGAAATTAAGTTTTATAAAAAAGAATGCAAAAAATGATGCTGAAAAAATGTTGTTTTTTGATTACTTAAAAATAAAGCCCTTAAATATTTCTTATAATAAAACGCTAAAAATTCAAAACTATGTTAGTGAACAATTAGAAACAGTTTTAGAGTATGCAGACGCCAATACTAAAACAATTTTAACAGCAGAAACAGGGACAGGAAAAACAACGGCTTTTTTGCGTGATTTTGCAAAGCATAGACCAGGAAAAAGAATTTTAATTTTAGCACCCTTAACGGCAATAGTAGAACAAAACAAAGCCGAATATCAAAATATTATTTCACTTACTGGCAATAGCGAACCCAAAGAACATACAAAAGCAAAAACAAGCCTTTTTGTGATGGCCACATACGAACAAGGCTACAAACATTTATCTACTGGCAATACTTTTGACTATGTTGTAATTGATGAGGTGCATAATTTAATAACAGCACACGAATACAAGCGGGAAACTATTAAGAATCTAACAAGGGTTTTAAAATCTTGCAAAGTAATAGGGCTTACAGGAACTACAAACCTTTTATTTAAGTCTATTGGCTACAAGTTAATAAACGTTCAAAAAGAAGCTCAAAACAAGGTTAATATCAATCTTATTACAGATAATAGAGCACCTTTAAAAATAGCCTTACAGCACTTGCAAAATGTAAAAGGCAAATGTATTATTCGTGTTAATAGTAGAAATGTTGCAAAAGATTTAAAAACCGAACTTTTAAGACTTAAACAATATAAAAAAGATGAGGTTTTAATATTAAATTCAGATGCTCATATTAAAAAAGGAAATGATTTTAAACAGCTTACAGATCATAGTAATTTTAATGAAAGTATAAAACTTGTTTTAACAACATCTATAATTGATGAGGGTTTAAGTATAAAACAAAGCGGGTTTACAGATGTTGTTTTTATTGAAACCGATTACAAGCCAATGCCTGAAGCCGTAAAACAATTTTTTGCACGTTTTAGAAATGAAGATGCAGACCGAAAAAACTATTTTTATTTTAGAGAAACCAAAGAACAAAAAATAATTAGTTGGAATCCGCTTTTTGATTTTAAGAATACACAAAAGAAATTAAAAGAAGATGCAGAAACCTTTTCTGTTAATGATACCGATAAAAAAGATAGTACAAACACTAAATATTTATACTATGAAGATACAAGCGTAAACGATTTTGCACTGGCTTATGATGTTGCAAAGCGGTTTTTTCTGTTAATGACAAAACAGGAATACATACATTTTTTAGAGTTGAATTATAATATCAATATCATAGAAAATAAAACGCATATTTCTATTGATTTTGATACAACCGAAAGTAAAAGCCAATCTGAAGAAAATAAAATACAAGTGGCAAAAAAATGGCTAAATAATAAAGATGAGGTTTTGAATGCTTTGTTTGTAATAACAGATAATTTACAGATAAAAAAATCAATAGACTACATAGGTTTACAGCCCGAAAATGAGATTTATAATTTAGTAAGCGACAATTTAAAAGCGTTCGAACATTTGCAAAAAAATTGCAACCGATTGGAAAATTTAGGAGTTAATGATGTAGATACTTTTCTTATTGATACGACAAAAATAAAGCCCTTTGATTTAAGAAACATCAATAGAAAAATTAAGTTATTAGAAAATATAGATACTATAAAGAACCCTAAAACAAAAACAGATGAAAAGAACAAAACAAAACTTTTAACCTTTCTTTCTGAAGCTGAAAAACTAAAAACAGTAAATAAAAATACTTTGTTTGTGGTTTGGAATAAATTAAGATGTAACAGTAAAAAACCAAGTTATTACAATTTAATAGATTTGTTAGAATGGCACGAAAACGAGAATGCTTTTATAAGTTAA
- a CDS encoding type III pantothenate kinase, with amino-acid sequence MNLIIDVGNTRVKAALFEEYRLVQVIVFNKTRIISEVKKIIKNYRITSTILSSVALMPLKMLEKLKTLTDFTVVSSKIRTPFKNLYATPNTLGVDRIALVFGAVVKFSKQNVLIIDAGTCITFDFVNKEAEYLGGAISPGIEMRYKSLHAFTSKLPLLETHKPNYFIGNNTNESIHSGIVNGVIQEIEGVINQYKKEYLHLTVVLTGGNTNFLSKQLKSSIFANQNFLLEGLNEILIFNKNK; translated from the coding sequence ATGAACTTAATTATAGATGTCGGAAATACAAGGGTCAAAGCTGCTCTTTTTGAGGAGTATAGACTTGTACAGGTTATAGTTTTTAACAAAACAAGGATAATATCCGAAGTAAAAAAAATAATTAAAAATTATAGAATTACTTCCACAATCTTATCAAGCGTTGCTTTGATGCCTTTAAAGATGTTAGAAAAACTCAAAACGTTAACAGATTTCACGGTTGTTTCATCAAAAATTAGAACTCCTTTTAAAAATTTATATGCAACTCCCAATACTTTAGGTGTAGATAGAATTGCATTAGTATTTGGTGCGGTGGTTAAATTTTCTAAGCAAAATGTTCTTATCATAGATGCTGGTACTTGTATAACTTTCGATTTTGTAAATAAAGAAGCTGAATATTTAGGAGGCGCAATTTCTCCTGGCATAGAAATGAGATATAAATCACTTCATGCATTTACATCAAAATTACCACTTTTAGAAACTCATAAACCCAATTATTTTATTGGGAATAATACAAATGAAAGTATACATTCTGGTATTGTAAATGGTGTAATTCAAGAAATTGAAGGGGTAATCAATCAATATAAAAAAGAATATTTACATTTAACAGTGGTTTTAACAGGAGGGAATACAAATTTCTTGTCAAAACAATTAAAAAGTAGCATATTTGCCAATCAAAATTTTCTCCTTGAAGGATTAAATGAAATATTGATTTTTAATAAAAACAAATGA